The genome window GCGGCCGGTGGGGCAGGCGCCCACCTTGCCGCAAAGACGGCGGCTTTCCTGTCGCCAGCGCCAGCTCGAGGTGCTAAATAGTGGCCTGGGGGCGGCAACAATCCGTCCACCGGAGGCAGCCATGGAGCGCTTCGTCATCGAAGGTCCCGTGAGGCTCGGCGGCCGCGTGCGGGCCGGCGGCTCGAAGAACACGGCTCTGCCGCTCGTCTGCGCGGCGCTGCTCGCGCCGGGCGAGAGCCGGCTCACCAACGTGCCCCGCCTGCGCGACATCCGCACGATGATCCGCGTGCTCGAAACACTCGGCGCCCGCTGCGTCCACGACGGCCACGAGCTGAGCATCGACGCCCGCGAGGGGCCCGGGCGCGAGGCGCCCTACGATCTCGTCAAGACGATGCGCGCCTCGGTCTACGTGCTGGGCCCGCTGCTCGCGCGCTTCGGCGAGGCGCGGGTCAGCCTGCCCGGCGGCTGCGCCTGGGGGCCGCGGCCCGTCGACCTGCACCTGATGGGCATGGAGCGCCTGGGCGCCCGCATCGATCTCGAGCACGGCTACATCCACGCCACGCTGCCGCCGGGCGGCCGGCTCAAGGGCGACGAGATCACCTTCAAGATCTCCAGCGTGGGCGCCACGGCCAACGTGCTGATGGCCGCCGTGCTCGCCAAGGGGCGCACGACGCTGCGCAACGCGGCGCGCGAGCCGGACGTGGTGGCCCTCGCGAACGGCCTCGTCCGCATGGGGGCCAGGATCAGCGGCCAGGGCACGGACACGATCACCGTCGATGGCGTCGAGGGCCTCGCACCCCTCCACATGAGCGTGCCCTCGGACCGCATCGAGGTGGGCACCTTCCTCACCGCGGCGCCGATCACCGGCGGCCGCGTGCGGGTGGAAGGCTGCATCCCGGCCGAGCAGCGCGCGCTGCTCGCCGTGCTGCGCGAGGGCGGCCTCGCGATCAGCGAGGGCGAGGACTGGATCGAGGTGGACGCCACGGCCGGCCGCCTGCGCGCCGTCGAGATGGTCACCGCGCCCTACCCCGGCTTTCCCACCGACATGCAGGCCCAGCTGATGGCCGCCTGCGCGGTGGCCGAGGGCGTGAGCACGCTCACGGAGACGATCTACCTCGACCGCTTCACGCACGTCGCCGAGCTGCGCCGCCTCGGCGCGCAGATCCGCCTCGACGGCAACGTGGCCGTCGTGCGCGGCGTCGATCGCCTGTCGGGCGCGCCGGTGATGGCCACCGACCTGCGCGCGAGCGCGGCGCTGATCCTCGCCGGCTGCGGCGCGGAGGGCGTCACCACGCTCAGCCGCATCTACCACATCGACCGCGGCTACGAGCGCATCGAGGAGAAGCTGGCGGCCCTCGGCGCCAGGATCCGCCGCGAAGAGGAAGCGTGAAGTCCATCGTCATCGGCACGGCCGGGCACGTCGACCACGGCAAGACGCGCCTCGTTGGGCGTCTCACCGGCACGAACACGGACCGCCTCAAGGAGGAGCAGCAGCGCGGCATCAGCATCGAGCTGGGCTTCGCGCGGCTGGCGCTCGGCGACATCGAGGCCGGCATCGTGGACGTGCCGGGGCACGAGAAGTTCGTGCGCACGATGGTGGCCGGCGCGGGCGGCGTCGACCTCGCCCTGCTCGTCGTCGCCGCGGACGAGGGCGTCATGCCGCAGACCCGCGAGCACGTCGAGGTGCTCGAGCTGCTCGGCGTGACGCACGGGCTCGTCGCCCTCACCAAGATCGACATGGTGGACCCGGAGCTGGTCGAGCTGGCCGCCGAGGACGTGCGCGAGTACCT of bacterium contains these proteins:
- the murA gene encoding UDP-N-acetylglucosamine 1-carboxyvinyltransferase; this translates as MERFVIEGPVRLGGRVRAGGSKNTALPLVCAALLAPGESRLTNVPRLRDIRTMIRVLETLGARCVHDGHELSIDAREGPGREAPYDLVKTMRASVYVLGPLLARFGEARVSLPGGCAWGPRPVDLHLMGMERLGARIDLEHGYIHATLPPGGRLKGDEITFKISSVGATANVLMAAVLAKGRTTLRNAAREPDVVALANGLVRMGARISGQGTDTITVDGVEGLAPLHMSVPSDRIEVGTFLTAAPITGGRVRVEGCIPAEQRALLAVLREGGLAISEGEDWIEVDATAGRLRAVEMVTAPYPGFPTDMQAQLMAACAVAEGVSTLTETIYLDRFTHVAELRRLGAQIRLDGNVAVVRGVDRLSGAPVMATDLRASAALILAGCGAEGVTTLSRIYHIDRGYERIEEKLAALGARIRREEEA